A stretch of Ipomoea triloba cultivar NCNSP0323 chromosome 11, ASM357664v1 DNA encodes these proteins:
- the LOC115996596 gene encoding pentatricopeptide repeat-containing protein At4g20770: protein MQAKANASYIADLLQTCIDNKAHFAGKLLHGHIVQLGLSSDTFLGNRLTEFYSKCGLTRTARHVFDQMPHPNIYSWHAMLTAHCKAGQLEHATELFVKMPERNSVSWNTMISALARNGYESKALEVYRMMTSGGFEPTHITLASVLSACGGLRGKEFGRVSHGLAVKCGLDRNVYVGNALLSMYVKCGCGGDAIKVFGDLPERNEVSFTAMMSGLVEIDQVEEAFNMFRLMLRNGFRIDSVSLSSVLRVCAKGDGGDFVIDDINAWYTCNVPGKQVHSLVFKLGFESDLRLCNSLLDMYVKNKDMDSAEVLFGDLPEVSNVSWNIMIGGFGQNYEKKRAMEYMEKMQSCGYEPDEVTYINMLAACVKAGDVEAGCWLFERMACPSLSSWNAMLSGYSQNGDHCEAINLFRKMQFQNERPDRTTLAIILTSCAEIALLEYGKQLHAASFKNDVSGDIYVASSLIGMYSKCGWVKVAKCIFKRLPQLDIVCWNSMISGLNLSSLDKEAFSFFKEMLQIGMPPSEFSYATVLSSCARLSSLALGTQVHGMIARGGYANDVVVGSALINMYSKCGDIDGARLCFDMMPCKNSITWNEMIHGYAQNGCGDKAIFLYEQMIETGNKPDGVTFIAVLTACTHSGLVDRGIRIFHSMQLEYGVEPLVDHYTCIIDCLGRAGRFDEVEELLNKMPYKDDPIVWEVLLSTCRVHMNVSLARRAAVELFRLDPENSVPYVLLANMYSSLGRWDESKGIREMMVEGKVVKDFGFSWVENQNGIEENGGTYTVASL, encoded by the coding sequence ATGCAAGCCAAGGCGAACGCATCGTATATAGCGGACCTTTTGCAGACCTGCATAGATAATAAAGCCCACTTCGCAGGAAAACTTCTCCATGGCCATATCGTCCAACTTGGCCTCTCTTCCGATACTTTTCTCGGCAACCGCCTTACTGAGTTTTACTCGAAATGTGGTCTCACTCGGACTGCACGCCACGTGTTCGATCAAATGCCTCATCCTAACATATACTCTTGGCATGCGATGCTGACTGCCCACTGTAAAGCTGGCCAGTTAGAGCATGCTACCGaactgtttgttaaaatgcctgAGAGGAATAGTGTCTCGTGGAACACTATGATTAGCGCTTTAGCTCGAAATGGGTATGAAAGCAAAGCCTTGGAGGTTTACCGTATGATGACTTCAGGTGGTTTTGAGCCAACTCATATCACCTTGGCGAGCGTTTTGAGTGCTTGTGGTGGGTTGAGGGGTAAGGAGTTTGGGAGAGTGAGTCATGGTTTGGCTGTAAAATGTGGTCTTGACAGAAATGTCTATGTTGGAAATGCATTGTTAAGTATGTATGTAAAATGTGGATGTGGTGGGGATGCAATCAAGGTGTTTGGAGATTTGCCAGAGCGTAATGAGGTTTCCTTCACAGCAATGATGTCGGGGTTGGTTGAGATTGATCAAGTCGAAGAGGCTTTTAATATGTTTAGGTTGATGCTACGGAATGGGTTTAGGATTGATTCTGTTTCATTGTCCAGTGTTCTCAGAGTTTGTGCTAAAGGTGATGGCGGGGACTTTGTTATTGATGACATTAATGCTTGGTATACGTGTAATGTGCCTGGGAAACAAGTCCACAGTCTTGTTTTTAAACTTGGATTTGAAAGTGATCTTCGCTTGTGTAACTCGTTACTTGACATGTATGTGAAAAACAAGGATATGGACAGTGCTGAAGTACTTTTTGGGGACTTGCCTGAAGTTAGTAATGTTTCTTGGAATATTATGATAGGTGGATTTGGCCAGAACTATGAAAAGAAAAGAGCAATGGAATATATGGAAAAGATGCAGAGTTGTGGTTATGAACCTGATGAGGTTACTTATATTAATATGCTGGCAGCTTGTGTCAAAGCTGGGGATGTTGAAGCTGGGTGTTGGCTATTTGAGAGAATGGCATGCCCAAGCTTGAGCTCATGGAATGCTATGCTTTCAGGCTACTCACAGAATGGGGATCACTGTGAAGCCATAAACCTTTTCAGGAAAATGCAGTTTCAAAATGAGCGACCTGATCGAACCACTTTGGCTATCATACTCACATCCTGTGCAGAAATAGCACTTTTGGAATATGGGAAGCAGCTTCATGCTGCCTCATTTAAAAATGATGTTTCAGGTGACATATATGTAGCTAGCAGTCTTATTGGCATGTACTCAAAATGTGGTTGGGTAAAAGTGGCAAAATGTATATTTAAGAGATTGCCTCAGTTGGATATAGTATGTTGGAATTCTATGATCTCGGGTTTGAACCTTAGTTCATTGGACAAAGAagcattttccttctttaaggAAATGCTACAGATTGGAATGCCACCTAGTGAATTCTCTTATGCAACTGTATTGAGTAGTTGTGCAAGATTATCTTCTCTTGCATTGGGGACTCAGGTTCATGGCATGATAGCTAGAGGTGGATATGCGAATGATGTTGTTGTGGGAAGTGCTCTGATCAATATGTATTCTAAATGTGGTGATATAGATGGGGCCCGTCTTTGCTTTGACATGATGCCCTGTAAAAACAGTATTACCTGGAATGAGATGATACATGGGTATGCACAGAATGGGTGTGGAGATAAAGCTATTTTCTTATATGAGCAGATGATTGAAACTGGAAATAAGCCTGATGGTGTAACATTTATTGCTGTATTAACTGCTTGTACCCATTCAGGATTGGTAGATCGGGGGATAAGAATTTTCCACTCAATGCAGCTAGAATATGGAGTGGAGCCACTGGTTGATCATTACACTTGTATTATCGATTGTTTGGGTCGTGCAGGTCGGTTTGATGAAGTGGAAGAACTTCTAAATAAGATGCCATACAAAGATGACCCAATTGTATGGGAGGTATTGCTTAGTACATGTAGGGTTCATATGAATGTAAGTTTAGCAAGAAGAGCTGCAGTAGAGCTTTTCCGGTTGGATCCAGAGAATTCTGTCCCTTACGTGCTTCTAGCAAATATGTATTCATCTCTGGGAAGATGGGATGAATCAAAGGGCATTAGAGAAATGATGGTTGAAGGGAAGGTAGTCAAGGATTTCGGTTTTAGCTGGGTTGAAAATCAGAATGGAATTGAAGAAAATGGGGGGACTTATACTGTGGCTTCCCTTTAA
- the LOC115996121 gene encoding large ribosomal RNA subunit accumulation protein YCED homolog 1, chloroplastic-like encodes MRIRVTKDVKDYPEGTPVLVSLDVTTKKHKVVRLDGVIRTVITLDCNRCGEPAAETIFSNFSLLLSEEPIKEPNTLDMGTMFGSKNFEALEEDDDDSLIDIEDQLYFPLENRTIDISKNIRDLVHIEITLDAICDPQQGFMFEMWYKSQYSQLQVSRTKRGGKRF; translated from the exons ATGAGAATCAGGGTTACCAAAGACGTCAAGGATTACCCGGAAGGGACGCCGGTGCTGGTTTCACTCGATGTAACCACTAAGAAGCACAAGGTGGTCAGGCTCGATGGGGTTATCCGAACAGTCATTACTCTTGATTGCAATAG GTGTGGTGAACCAGCTGCTGAAACTATTTTTTCTAACTTCTCACTCTTGCTGAGTGAAGAACCCATTAAGGAACCAAACACCCTGGACATGGGTACAATGTTTGGATCCAAGAATTTTGAAGCATTAGAGGAGGATGACGACGATTCTTTGATTGATATTGAAGATCAACTTTATTTTCCTTTGGAAAACAGAACCATTGACATCTCAAAGAATATAAGAGACTTGGTGCACATAGAAATCACTCTTGATGCCATCTGTGATCCCCAGCAAGGGTTTATGTTTGAGATGTGGTACAAATCTCAATATTCACAGCTGCAAGTGTCTCGAACAAAACGTGGAGGCAAAAGGTTTTAG